AATGCAGCAATAATGCTCCGGTGTAGCCACGATCCCAAACTCCTCCATTGACTCATAAACAGAAAGACCCTCCTCCACCAGCCCAGAATAACTACACGCTGAAATCACTGCTACAAAGGTGACAGCATCAGGCCTTTTTCCTGATTCTTTCATTGACTGGAAAAGAGATAGGGCTCTCTTACCGAGACCATGTTGACCATAGCCTGATAACATTGTGGTGTAAGTAACAGTGTTCTTTGCTTTCATGCCATCAAATACTCTTTCTGCAGATAAAATCTCACCACTCTTGGAATACATATCCACCAGAGCAGTACCAACAAAAACATTAGAATCTAGGTAGCGTCGGATGGCAAATCCATGGATCTGCTTACCAGCTTGAATTCTTCCAACAGGGTTGCAAGCAGGGAGGACAGAGGATAGGGTCACTGAATTGGGTACCTGGTTTTCTTCAAGCATTTTTCGAAACACTGAAATAGCTTCTTCAGTCCGTCCACTTTGTGTGTACCCTGCAATCATTGCATTCCATGTGACCTGATCTCGCTCATCGACTAGAACACCGTCGAACAGCTGACTTGCAGTCCTGACAGAACCAGACTTTGCATACATGTCAATCAGATAGCTCTCCAACCCTTCACACTGTATCCCATGCCTAATGAGATATCCATGTGTTTCTTTCCCGATCCTGAGACTGCCCAGATTGGATGCTGCAGAAAGCAGGGCCATCACTGTCACGGAATCCACAGAAAACCCCTCCCTCTGCATCTCATAGACCAACAGGAGACCCTCAAAGTTCAAATGATTCTGCACAAAAGCAGAGACCATGGTGTTCCATGAGACAAGATCTCTCTCGGGCATCTGACAGAAAAGCTCAAAGGCAATTTGAACACAACCACACCTCGAGTACATAACAATAAGTGCATTACAAAGAATCAAGGGCAGTGCCATTGAATACTCTTTAACCAGAAAAGCATGGACCTGCTGCCCCAGCCTGACATCCTGTAGCTGCGAAACTGCCACTAGGGAGGATAAGAACGTCACGGTATCAGCATCAACCACATCCGACTCCAAAATCTCGATGAAAAGGGTAACAGCTTCATCAAACCGATCATTCTGAACGTACCCACCAATCATGGTATTCCACACTTCGATGTTCTTAAACTCAGCTTGATCGAATATTTTCCTTGCAGACTGCACATCCAAGAGCTCCGAATACATAAATATCGCCGAACTCAAAACAAACTGATCACTAGCATACTCACTTCCATGCCTAACAAGAAAACCGTACAACATGTCGGCGCACCTCCCGCCCCCCACACTGACCGCCGCTGGGAGCACATTGATAAAACTGACCGGCGTTGGCCGAACTCCC
Above is a genomic segment from Phoenix dactylifera cultivar Barhee BC4 chromosome 2, palm_55x_up_171113_PBpolish2nd_filt_p, whole genome shotgun sequence containing:
- the LOC120109971 gene encoding pentatricopeptide repeat-containing protein At3g22150, chloroplastic-like; the encoded protein is MSSPFPPLHLSFPSPFPTPTPSTPLLLSLPQNPDHTSNPSPEPKPTTLRSRLSQLCKEGRLAAARRLFDALPRPAPTLIWNTLLIGYASNSLPADALRFYSLMNSSAAAGGGPPRSDHYTYSSALKACADARQLALGRSIHCHLLRRSPAPPKNRVLNNSLLNMYASALAPEWARADAVRLLFDGMPKRNVVSWNTLIGWYVRSRRPAEALAQFKSMIEVGVRPTPVSFINVLPAAVSVGGGRCADMLYGFLVRHGSEYASDQFVLSSAIFMYSELLDVQSARKIFDQAEFKNIEVWNTMIGGYVQNDRFDEAVTLFIEILESDVVDADTVTFLSSLVAVSQLQDVRLGQQVHAFLVKEYSMALPLILCNALIVMYSRCGCVQIAFELFCQMPERDLVSWNTMVSAFVQNHLNFEGLLLVYEMQREGFSVDSVTVMALLSAASNLGSLRIGKETHGYLIRHGIQCEGLESYLIDMYAKSGSVRTASQLFDGVLVDERDQVTWNAMIAGYTQSGRTEEAISVFRKMLEENQVPNSVTLSSVLPACNPVGRIQAGKQIHGFAIRRYLDSNVFVGTALVDMYSKSGEILSAERVFDGMKAKNTVTYTTMLSGYGQHGLGKRALSLFQSMKESGKRPDAVTFVAVISACSYSGLVEEGLSVYESMEEFGIVATPEHYCCIVDLLGRAGRVEAAYEFIQRLGDEGNLVGIWGSLLAACKVNGKFELGKLVSEKLFEIGKENGLAGYHVLLSNVYAAEEHWDNVDRVRKEMRERGLRKEPGSSWIDVGDTTHRFISRDQKHPEYDQIYRMLQELALEMKLPSHETPDPCLVDGKSEVD